A window of the Theileria parva strain Muguga chromosome 2, complete sequence, whole genome shotgun sequence genome harbors these coding sequences:
- the ileS gene encoding isoleucine--tRNA ligase codes for MASLDEFHPTFDKVSDKVDFPKEEEKILKYWDDINVFNNCMKLSEGSPSFIFYDGPPFATGLPHYGHILAGSIKDVVTRYAYQTGHHVERRFGWDCHGLPIEHEIDNMYNIKHSSDVYKLGIDVYNEKCRSIVMKYSNEWKHIVSRTGRWIDFENDYKTLNTPYMETLWWIFKQLYQKNLVYRGFNVMPYSLSCNTPVSNFESNLNYKMVTDPSLFVSFKCLDEEFELVAWTTTPWTLPSNMALCVNGDFNYLKVKYKKNNKTYVVAECRLEYFCNALGANIDESFEKLGSLFGRELVGKKYEPLFDFFANHPNFSEELMSRAYVVVSDKMVTSESGTGIVHCAPYYGEDDYRVCMNYKILDGPLPELINESGIFVGSTGDLAGLYIKDADNVIKKMLKAKDQLVHSGTIVHSYPFCWRSDTPLIYKAVNCWFIKVSEFRQDILNSSMQTNWTPKFVRDKRFHNWVSEARDWCISRNRFWGTPIPLWTSEDYTQIVCIGSIEELENYTGEKVNDLHRHNVDHLLIPDPRGPEYPPLRRIPEIFDCWYESGSMPLAKIHYPFENKDSLDQHFPANFIAEGLDQTRGWFYTLMVLSTLLFNKSPFKNVIVNGLILASDGKKMSKRLKNYPDPLDIINQFGADSLRLFLISSPAVKAEPVRFSTDSVRNVLKDVILPWFHSYRFLVQEVTRYEVTHKMKFVPDPEAPFKSSCVMDRWINTITQELIYSVHHEMENYKLYNVMPKLLSFLEQLTNWYIRINRERMRGTFGDEECVVSLQSLFTSLKTFNHLMSMFAPFTSEMIYLNLRRFSGGMESIHYEKLPKSTMSFDKELMRRIEVMQSIILLSRTIRERKKISLKFPLRKLTVIHQDVELLSSMEELLQLIKDEINVLDVVLSTDTSLITLNAMPNFRILGARVGKDMKHVSDAVRNLDESQIKLLEREPLLLLGHSISIDDVVITRKINPEKLDNNNFDAESDNNLTVILELTKDDTLEYKALTREVANRVQKMRKELGLSIDDDITVYIYTDDLELFNMLESQTESLKKILKKNAVVTNNLNVANKFHSEEFSIRNCKVEVVIVKN; via the exons ATGGCATCTTTAGACGAATTTCATCCTACGTTCGATAAAG TTTCGGACAAAGTCGATTTCCCTAAGGAGGAGGAAAAAATCCTCAAGTATTGGGACGATATAAATGTTTTCAATAACTGTATGAAACTGTCCGAAGGATCTCCGTCATTCATCTTTTATGATGGACCTCCTTTCGCCACCGGCCTGCCTCATTACGGTCATATACTTGCCGGTTCCATTAAG GACGTTGTGACAAGATATGCATACCAAACAGGCCATCACGTAGAAAGGAGATTTGGTTGGGATTGTCACGGACTTCCTATAGAGCACGAAATAGACAATatgtacaatattaaaCACTCGTCCGATGTCTACAAATTGGGAATAGATGTTTATAACGAAAAGTGCAG GTCAATTGTAATGAAGTACTCTAACGAATGGAAGCATATAGTATCCAGAACAGGGAGGTGGATAGactttgaaaatgattaCAAAACACTAAACACACCCTATATGGAAACACTTTGGTGGATATTCAAGCAACTGTATCAGAAGAATCTCGTCTACAGAGGATTCAACGTCATGCCATATTCACTTTCTTGTAACACACCTGTTTCAAACTTCGAGTCTAAcctaaattataaaatggTTACAGACCCCTCACTTTTTGTTTCTTTCAA gTGTTTGGATGAAGAATTTGAGTTGGTGGCGTGGACAACAACGCCATGGACTTTACCATCAAACATGGCGCTCTGCGTAAACGGAGACTTCAACTACCTCAAAGTCAAGTACAAAAAGAATAACAAAACCTATGTGGTGGCTGAATGTAGGCTGGAGTATTTCTGTAACGCACTTGGAGCAAACATTGACGAAAGCTTCGAGAAGCTCGGCTCGTTATTCGGTAGGGAACTCGTCGGAAAGAAGTATGAGCCACTGTTCGACTTCTTCGCAAATCACCCAAACTTCTCCGAAGAACTGATGTCAAGAGCATATGTGGTGGTATCAGACAAAATGGTGACATCAGAAAGTGGTACGGGCATAGTCCACTGCGCTCCATACTATGGTGAAGATGATTACAGAGTCTGCATGAACTACAA aatattGGACGGACCCCTTCCAGAGCTGATCAACGAGTCTGGTATCTTTGTTGGTTCAACAGGAGACTTGGCTGGTTTGTACATTAAGGATGCAGATAATGTCATCAAGAAGATGCTTAAGGCCAAGGACCAGCTGGTACACTCTGGAACTATTGTTCACTCCTACCCGTTCTGCTGGAGGAGTGACACCCCACTCATTTACAAGGCCGTAAACTGCTGGTTCATCAAAGTATCAGAGTTCAGACAGGACATCTTAAACTCGAGTATGCAGACTAACTGGACGCCAAAGTTTGTTAGAGACAAGAGGTTCCACAACTGGGTCTCTGAGGCCAGAGACTGGTGCATTAGCAGGAACCGATTTTGGGGCACACCAATACCACTATGGACTAGCGAAGACTACACCCAAATCGTCTGCATAG GAAGCATTGAAGAGTTGGAGAATTATACGGGAGAAAAGGTTAATGACTTACACCGTCACAACGTTGATCACCTATTGATACCAGATCCGAGAGGACCAGAGTATCCCCCGCTGAGGAGAATACCAGAGATATTCGACTGCTGGTATGAAAGTGGATCAATGCCGCTGGCAAAGATACACTACCCTTTCGAAAACAAAGACTCTCTAGACCAGCACTTCCCAGCTAATTTCATAGCTGAAGGTCTGGACCAGACTAGAGGTTGGTTCTACACACTGATGGTCCTGTCAACACTACTCTTCAATAAATCCCCATTCAAAAACGTAATAGTGAACGGTCTAATATTGGCAAGTGATGGTAAAAAGATGTCCAAAAGGCTTAAGAATTACCCAGACCCACTAGATATCATAAACCAGTTTGGAGCAGACTCACTTAGGTTGTTTCTAATATCATCCCCAGCAGTGAAGGCGGAACCAGTGAGATTCTCAACGGATTCAGTAAGAAACGTGCTAAAGGATGTTATTCTCCCCTGGTTCCACTCTTACAGGTTCCTAGTTCAGGAGGTTACAAGGTACGAGGTTACACACAAAATGAAGTTCGTGCCTGACCCTGAAGCACCTTTCAAGTCTAGTTGTGTTATGGACAGATGGATTAACACAATTACACAGGAACTCATCTATTCTGTTCATCATGAAATGGAAAATTACAAACTCTACAATGTCATGCCAAAGCTCCTTTCATTCTTGGAACAACTTACAAACTG GTACATAAGGATAAACCGCGAGAGGATGAGGGGCACCTTTGGTGATGAGGAATGTGTGGTCTCATTGCAGTCACTGTTTACTTCACTGAAGACTTTTAACCACCTAATGAGTATGTTCGCGCCATTCACATCAGAGATGATATACCTTAACCTGAGGAGATTTTCTGGGGGGATGGAAAGTATTCATTATGAGAAGCTACCAAAGTCAACAATGAGCTTTGACAAGGAACTCATGAGAAGGATAGAGGTGATGCAGAGTATTATACTTCTCTCCAGGACAATAAGGGAGCGTAAAAAGATATCTCTCAAGTTTCCGCTGAGGAAACTTACGGTAATTCACCAAGATGTAGAGCTCCTATCCTCAATGGAGGAGCTACTCCAGCTCATTAAGGATGAAATCAATGTGCTGGATGTCGTGTTGTCTACTGACACTTCACTAATAACTCTCAACGCCATGCCTAACTTTAGGATTCTGGGCGCTAGAGTCGGAAAGGATATGAAGCATGTTTCTGATGCAGTCCGAAATCTGGACGAGTCTCAGATTAAATTGTTGGAGAGAGAGCCACTGCTGCTTTTGGGCCACTCCATCTCAATTGATGATGTTGTTATTActagaaaaattaatccAGAAAAGttggataataataatttcgACGCAGAGTCCGACAACAACCTCACTGTAATTCTCGAATTGACAAAGGATGACACATTGGAATACAAGGCTTTAACTAGGGAAGTTGCCAACAGAGTTCAAAAGATGAGGAAGGAGCTCGGATTATCAATTGACGACGACATCACTGTGTACATATATACTGATGACCTCGAGCTTTTCAATATGCTCGAGTCTCAAACTGAAAGTCTTaaaaaaatactaaaaaagAATGCAGTTGTCACAAATAATCTAAATGTTGCTAATAAGTTTCATTCAGAGGAATTCTCAATCCGAAACTGTAAAGTAGAAGTTGTTATTgtcaaaaattaa
- the CPN21 gene encoding Chaperonin 10 Kd subunit family protein, producing the protein MEIIVILFILIYNVCSIKIDLNRLSTGFINYGINSGFGTRTHTTSIYKLNKHKNKPIFSLESNDESSSPGFRIGDLPHLGQNNFKLRGIKLENSVVPLSDYVLIVKSDAVDVTQSGVYLGTKKTRDFIGRVLAVGPGRLNKTTGVTTPLSVSVGDTVLFDSPYESIDLKYNDKPCALVREEQIFARLNVGTHELDNRITYDKVVPLFDRMLVRVLESPKRTESGLVISSSNTRDEVVKAKIVSLGPGSYTESGKLVPIVGLSVGDTVLYRHNEYDSGEFTSNNVNYAFVRRDAVLGKL; encoded by the exons ATGGAGATAATTGTtatactttttattttaatctaTAATGTGTGTTCTATAAAGATTGATTTAAACCGTCTTTCCACAGGATTCATCAACTATGGAATCAATTCTGGATTTGGCACAAGAACTCACACGACTTccatttataaattaaacaaacataaaaataaaccTATTTTCAGCCTGGAATCCAACGACGAATCAAGTTCCCCCGGTTTCAGAATTG GTGATCTTCCACACCTTGGACAAAACAACTTTAAATTGAGAGGaattaaattagaaaaCAGTGTTGTTCCACTTAGTGACTACGTTCTTATAGTTAAAAGTGATGCTGTTGATGTGACTCAGTCAGGAGTATACCTGGGCACAaag AAAACCAGAGATTTTATCGGACGAGTATTGGCAGTTGGTCCTGGAAGGTTAAATAAAACCACAGG agTAACCACACCGTTGAGTGTAAGTGTTGGAGATACAGTATTATTCGACTCTCCATATGAGAGTATAGAT CTAAAGTATAATGATAAGCCTTGTGCGTTGGTCCGTGAGGAGCAAATTTTTGCTCGATTAAATGTAGGAACGCACGAATTGGATAACAGAATAACATACGACAAGGTTGTGCCACTATTTGatag GATGCTGGTTCGAGTGCTTGAAAGCCCTAAAAGAACAGAAAGTGGACTGGTTATATCAAGTTCAAACACAAGAGATGAGGTAGTAAAGGCCAAAATCGTATCGTTAGGACCAGGAAGTTACACAGAGAGTGGTAAACTAGTGCCAATTGTTGGACTGTCAGTTGGCGACACTGTGTTGTACAGACACAACGAGTATGATTCTGGAGAATTCACCTCTAacaatgtaaattatgCTTTTGTAAGAAGGGATGCAGTTTTAGGAAAATtgtga
- the TRF5 gene encoding Nucleotidyltransferase domain protein codes for MSDDESSFGSSENQDEDSYLTSQSDTDIVDDNKLSQNYGAELYSMLDSEEQKQISKRNSTMRDKAKSLNKTKAPDLSKKELPGLYINISTENDPQKLKTKSKDQKTLRNILDLYKLHSFLKTARLPFIILLDVELHRLLQWLTPTEEEKLAKEQVLLQLEIVVNALFPHGKLKVFGSYVTGLSLPGADIDVCIQSDGDQLCILNMVVYALNRLGLVHSFECIYNTTVPVVKLVDKRTGVRLDLSVYNDSAFKTTKFIQEMCLKYKYMQPLILLIKLFLQSRSLGDTYFGGVGSYLLYCMVLSFLQLHNSSTNNTFDDKNSLATLFMDFFYYWGFVRDYKQFTTSVRGLGHVYPRTLRKDKSDNTFSCENPLDNSVDIGANSFNMHSVISSFQNAFMVLKSIESNVPNWFPSKEVSFEMNFSTILESLYDVSHPIFQYRNSKRASNIRNEFFNENSKTMKSSLENVIKHLRKTFDGSKTNTFNAQRHLIESLSIASDDVNIGEENPFYIVAEAVGRDKTKLKF; via the exons ATGTCAGATGATGAGTCAAGTTTTGGCTCCTCAGAGAATCAGGATGAAGATTCTTATCTTACATCGCAATCTGACACCGATATAGTTGATGATAACAAACTATCGCAAAATTATGGAGCAGAATTATACTCAATGCTCGATTCAGAAGAGCAAAAACAAATTTCCAAACGTAATTCAACCATGAGA GATAAAGCTAAGTctttaaataaaacaaaagCACCGGATTTGTCAAAAAAGGAACTTCCAGGactatatattaatatatctaCCGAAAATGATCCGcagaaattaaaaacaaagTCGAAAG accAGAAAACACTTAGAAACATTCTTGACCTTTACAAACTCCACTCGTTTCTGAAAACTGCCAGACTTccatttatcattttactTGACGTTGAGCTTCACCGTCTCCTGCAGTGGCTTACACCTACTGAAGAAGAGAAATTAGCTAAAGAACAG GTTTTACTGCAGTTGGAGATAGTTGTTAACGCTCTGTTCCCTCATGGTAAACTGAAGGTTTTCGGATCCT ATGTCACTGGTCTATCATTACCTGGAGCTGATATCGACGTGTGCATTCAGTCTGATGGAGATCAACTATGCATTTTGAATATGGTTGTTTATGCGCTCAATAGGCTGGGACTAGTTCATTCGTTTGAGTGTATCTATAATACGACAGTCCCTGTAGTCAAACTAGTAGACAAGAGGacag GTGTTAGACTAGATTTGAGTGTATATAATGATTCTGCTTTCAAGACCACCAAATTCATACAGGAAATG TGCCTTAAGTACAAGTATATGCAGCCTCTGATACTCTTGATAAAGCTATTCCTACAGTCTAGAAGCCTTGGAGACACATACTTTGGAGGAGTGGGATCTTACCTGCTGTACTGTATGGTCCTGAGTTTTCTACAGCTCCACAACTCGAGCACAAATAACACATTCGATGATAAAAACTCTCTAGCTACACTCTTCATGGACTTCTTCTACTACTGGGGATTTGTTAGGGACTATAAACAGTTTACCACATC aGTACGCGGACTAGGCCATGTTTACCCTAGGACGCTAAGGAAAGATAAATCTGACAACACTTTCAGCTGCGAAAATCCTCTT GATAACTCTGTTGATATTGGAGCTAATTCGTTCAATATGCATAGTGTTATTTCTTCATTCCAAAACGCATTTATG GTGCTGAAGAGTATTGAGTCAAACGTGCCCAATTGGTTTCCAAGCAAGGAGGTGTCATTTGAGATGAACTTTTCAACAATCCTCGAGTCATTATATGATGTTAGTCATCCAATTTTCCAATACAGGAACAGTAAAAGGGCCTCAAATATTCGTAACGAGTTCTTCAATGAAAACTCTAAAACGATGAAGTCTTCATTagaaaatgtaataaaacACCTAAGGAAGACGTTTGATGGTAGTAAAACTAACACCTTCAATGCTCAGAGGCATTTAATAGAGTCGTTATCAATTGCAAGTGATGATGTAAACATTGGAGAAGAAAATCCATTTTACATTGTAGCAGAGGCCGTTGGCAGAGACAAAACTAaacttaaattttaa
- the trappc2 gene encoding Sedlin domain protein, with translation MDEPEEEKVSNTDSEPYSKILVFIIVGKDDKPLLIEDLSTPGRRSDPPHLSSFVAHQSLDVIEDIIWTNPNIFLKQVDAFDFLSVSAYVTCSHANFLLVTRSHNPSSNDFVIYSSTTSPVDPQPPSSDNIRYFFREVHELYSKQIMNPLYVFNTSLDSSNFKSKVHQAAKKYLI, from the coding sequence atggATGAGCCTGAGGAGGAAAAGGTTTCAAATACTGATTCGGAACCttattctaaaattttggTGTTTATAATTGTCGGAAAAGACGACAAACCTCTTCTAATTGAGGACCTTTCAACACCAGGTAGAAGGTCAGACCCTCCTCACCTTTCATCATTTGTGGCCCATCAATCTCTCGATGTTATTGAAGATATCATTTGGACAAACcctaatatatttttaaaacagGTTGACGCTTTTGATTTTCTCTCAGTTTCAGCCTATGTTACATGCTCTCATGCAAACTTTCTACTTGTTACTCGTTCACATAACCCTTCCTCAAACgattttgtaatatattcatCTACCACTAGTCCTGTAGATCCTCAGCCTCCTTCTTCTGACAATATCAGGTACTTTTTCAGGGAAGTTCATGAACTCTACTCGAAACAGATCATGAATCCTCTTTACGTCTTTAATACTAGTCTAGATtcaagtaattttaaaagtaaaGTTCACCAGGCtgctaaaaaatatttaatctga
- a CDS encoding Transport protein particle (TRAPP) component family protein, translated as MGEVSKRSHVILIHEIVKYHISRLIPESNHFLSDNYDSSSQDTHSSINESLEEHGYHLGSKIVSRLTLTMGPIHDPNKCMVFICRQLWTYLFGKQAKRLQSNSQGVYVVFSEDLYWMDNLEFNYSNHNKPTEKPSIQSYKQYYLSFISGVLKGSLKSLGFPCSVFGEDEKIYKFTIRLTA; from the exons ATGGGTGAGGTTTCGAAGAGGTCTCATGTTATTCTCATCCAtgaaattgtaaaatatcatATTTCTAGACTGATTCCTGAATCAAACCACTTTTTATCTGACAATTACGATTCTTCATCTCAAGATACACATTCTTCTATAAACGAATCTCTAGAGGAGCATGGATATCATTTAGGCTCAAAAATAGTTTCAAG gCTCACTCTCACCATGGGTCCCATTCACGACCCTAATAAATGCATGGTTTTTATATGTCGTCAACTCTGGACTTACTTATTCGGCAAGCAGGCTAAAAGGCTCCAGTCCAATAGCCAG GGTGTTTATGTTGTATTTTCCGAGGACCTTTACTGGATGGATAATTTGGAGTTCAACTATTCTAATCATAACAAGCCAACTGAAAAGCCTTCAATTCAGAGTTACAAACAGTATTACTTGTCCTTTATTTCAGGTGTTCTAAAAGGTTCTCTGAAATCACTTGGGTTCCCCTGTTCAGTTTTTGGAGAGGATGAAAAGATAT ACAAATTTACCATACGGCTTACTGCTTAG
- the Ddx41 gene encoding putative ATP-dependent RNA helicase DDX41: protein MQEQESSDNQNLLISDEKQFSLEYIPFKKRKLFVHKHTLRENEASNTNGKNWTKNLDFTPISESKETEKYSGEESEEEKGSKRGGTEGGGRGRGGARDYTYSINVLSLVNDQAKHENMQIKENNLIGSVTGSINSALSPVKDSPKAIVYKSPIDSIYKIPSKYLTIDPNVVDSVRNALVIDVSGDQVPPPILTFEDMKLPRPILKALRHKKIFEPTKIQMQAMPAVLLGRDVIGISPTGTGKTLVFVIPMIMQSWEIELRLPIEPREGPFGLVICPSRELASQIYDITKYFAEYISKYDRPKLYCACVIGGTGIKDQEHSIKSGVHMVIATPGRLNYFLNSRIINLTQCRYLCFDEADRIIDLGFDSEIKSIFSHVNNQHQTLLFSATIPSKIQEFAKLTLTNPIVVNVGVSGSANKNVKQVVVAVPKESKLPMLLQCLKKTPPPVLIFCENKADVEIINEYLILKGVEASAIHGGLSQEERIESISDFKNHKKDVLIGTDIASKGLDFPSIQHVINFDLPRDMENYVHRIGRTGRRGEKGLATTLLDGSEDASSLINLKCILIESEEEMPECLKNIHVSEDALNINC, encoded by the exons ATGCAAGAACAGGAGTCATCGgataatcaaaatttacTGATTTCTGATGAAAAGCAATTTTCTTTAGAATATATACCGTTTAAAAAAAGGAAATTATTTGTACATAAACATACATTGAGAGAAAATGAAGCTTCAAACACAAATGGTAAAAATTGGACTAAAAACCTGGATTTCACACCAATATCGGAAAGCAAAGAAACTGAAAAATACTCTGGTGAAGAATCTGAAGAAGAAAAGGGATCAAAAAGAGGAGGAACAGAGGGAGGAGGAAGAGGAAGAGGAGGAGCACGTGACTACACATATTCTATAAATGTTTTGAGTTTAGTAAATGATCAAGCAAAACATGAAAATATGCaaattaaagaaaataatCTTATTGGTTCC GTCACAGGTTCTATTAATTCAGCCCTTTCCCCTGTAAAGGACTCTCCTAAGGCTATAGTTTACAAATCTCCAATTGATTCAATTTACAAAATCCCATCTAAATACCTAACTATTGATCCTAATGTTGTTGATTCAGTCCGAAACGCACTAGTAATCGATGTTTCAGGGGACCAGGTTCCGCCTCCAATTCTGACCTTTGAGGACATGAAGCTTCCAAGGCCTATATTAAAGGCTTTAAGGcataaaaaaatatttgaacCCACTAAAATCCAGATGCAAGCGATGCCTGCAGTCTTACTAGGAAGAGACGTTATAGGCATATCCCCAACAG GGACTGGAAAGACTCTTGTTTTTGTTATTCCAATGATAATGCAGTCATGGGAAATTGAGCTCAGACTTCCAATTGAGCCTAGAGAAGGGCCTTTTGGACTTGTAATTTGCCCTTCTAGAGAACTGGCTTCGCAAATTTATGACATAACCAAGTACTTTGCTGAATATATTTCTAAGTATGATCGGCCTAAGCTTTATTGTGCATGTGTTATTGGAGGAACAGGCATTAAAGATCAGGAACATTCCATTAAATCGGGAGTTCACATGGTCATTGCCACTCCAGGCAGACTTAATTACTTCCTAAATTCCAGAATTATCAATTTAACACAGTGCAGATACCTCTGTTTTGATGAAGCCGATAG GATAATAGATTTGGGGTTTGATAGTGAAATAAAGAGTATATTTAGCCACGTTAATAACCAGCATCAGACATTGCTTTTTTCAGCCACAATCCCAAGTAAAATCCAAGAATTTGCTAAATTGACACTGACGAACCCAATTGTGGTCAACGTTGGAGTCTCAGGATCAGCCAACAAGAATGTAAAGCAGGTCGTAGTTGCAGTTCCAAAGGAGTCAAAGCTTCCAATGTTGCTTCAGTGCCTTAAGAAAACACCGCCGCCAGTGCTGATTTTCTGTGAAAATAAGGCGGACGTCGAGATTATTAACGAGTACCTCATTCTTAAAGGAGTTGAAGCATCGGCTATCCATGGAGGCCTTAGTCAAGAGGAGAGAATAGAATCCATTTCAGACTTTAAGAACCATAAAAAGGATGTGTTAATAGGCACCGATATAGCCTCCAAGGGACTAGACTTCCCCTCAATACAACACGTAATCAACTTTGACCTGCCCAGAGATATGGAAAACTATGTGCATAGAATAGGTAGAACTGGAAGAAGAGGAGAAAAAG gGCTTGCAACAACACTGTTGGATGGGTCAGAGGACGCTAGCTCCCTTATAAACTTGAAGTGCATACTAATTGAGTCTGAGGAGGAAATGCCAGAAtgtttgaaaaatatacaTGTGAGTGAAGACGCACTcaatataaattgttaa
- the Rpl27a gene encoding 60S ribosomal protein L27a-3, with amino-acid sequence MTTRFKKCRRLRGHVSAGHGRVGKHRKHPGGRGKAGGDSHHRILFDKFHPGYFGKVGMRHFHKVRNQSFMRTVNVNQLWDLVPEETRKEYADKPDMAPVLDVMQSGYFKVLGTGNMPQRPLVVKARLFSKTAERKIKEAGGACVLVA; translated from the exons ATGACAACtagatttaaaaaatgcCGCAGACTCAGGGGCCACGTCTCAGCAGGACATGGAAGAGTTGGAAAACACAGAAAACACCCCGGAGGTCGTGGTAAGGCCGGTGGTGACAGTCATCACAGAATCTTATTCGATAAGTTCCATCCAGGTTACTTTGGAAag GTCGGAATGAGGCATTTCCACAAGGTCAGAAACCAGTCTTTCATGAGAACGGTCAATGTAAATCAGCTTTGGGATTTAGTTCCCGAGGAAACACGTAAGGAATATGCAGATAAGCCTGATATGGCTCCGGTTTTGGATGTTATGCAAAGTGGATACTTTAAAGTGCTTGGAACTGGCAATATGCCTCAGCGTCCCCTCGTTGTAAAGGCGCGCCTCTTCAGCAAGACTGCAGAAAGAAAGATTAAAGAGGCTGGAGGAGCCTGTGTACTTGTTGCCTAA